A stretch of the Papaver somniferum cultivar HN1 chromosome 6, ASM357369v1, whole genome shotgun sequence genome encodes the following:
- the LOC113289674 gene encoding wall-associated receptor kinase-like 1, translating to MSVKIKTATPVRGFASTPWEATTVLVQLEVPEMGGKMGKAAIAILRVTLGIGSGLLFIIVASSWLYLIIKKRRLIKMKEKFFQQNGGLLLKQQISSNEGGVETSKIFTAEELKLATNNYNESLILGQGGYGTVYKGTLPDNHTVAIKKSKIVDQSQIEQFINEVFMLTQINHRNVVKLLGCCLETEVHLLVYEYVSNRTLSQHIHHNSGLPSISWESRLRIAVETAGALAYLHSAAAIPIIHRDVKSANILLDENYTAKVADFGASRLIPLDQTELSTVVLGTRGYLDPEYHQTGQLTEKSDVYSFGVVLVEILTGKKPILSERSGELRNLATYFILFMQEDHLLPLLEARVVNEGRPEQVLAVAELAKRCLKLKGEERPTMKRVTAELESFRGVETRVWARQPNNGTNLVLPAEPRDLYTVPLISSSAIDSGHYALVEDTIASMNIPR from the exons ATGAGTGTGAAGATCAAAACAGCAACCCCTGTGAGGGGATTTGCGTCAACACCATGGGAAGCTACAACTGTACTTGTCCAATTGGAAGTTCCGGAGATGGGAGGAAAGATGGGAAAGGCTGCAATCGCAATATTAAGGGTTACTCTTG GTATTGGTTCAGGGCTCTTGTTTATCATTGTTGCAAGTTCTTGGTTATATTTGATCATTAAAAAAAGAAGGTTAATTAAAATGAAAGAGAAATTTTTTCAACAAAATGGTGGGCTGCTATTAAAACAACAAATATCGTCGAATGAAGGTGGCGTAGAGACTTCAAAGATCTTTACAGCAGAAGAGCTAAAGCTAGCAACCAACAACTATAATGAGAGTCTGATCCTCGGACAAGGAGGCTATGGAACCGTTTACAAGGGAACCTTACCGGATAATCATACAGTTGCCATTAAGAAATCCAAGATAGTTGATCAGAGCCAAATCGAGCAATTTATAAATGAGGTTTTTATGTTGACTCAGATTAATCATCGAAATGTGGTGAAGCTCTTGGGGTGTTGTTTAGAAACTGAAGTTCATTTACTTGTATATGAATATGTTTCTAATCGCACCCTCTCCCAGCATATCCACCACAACAGTGGGTTGCCTTCCATTTCTTGGGAAAGCCGTTTGAGGATTGCGGTCGAAACAGCAGGTGCACTTGCTTATTTACATTCTGCAGCTGCTATTCCCATAATCCACAGAGATGTCAAGTCTGCTAACATACTTCTTGATGAAAATTACACTGCAAAAGTAGCGGACTTTGGAGCGTCAAGGTTGATTCCGCTGGACCAAACAGAATTATCAACAGTCGTATTAGGGACCAGAGGATATTTGGATCCAGAGTACCACCAGACAGGACAGCTGACAGAGAAGAGTGATGTTTATAGCTTTGGTGTTGTTCTTGTAGAAATATTGACAGGAAAGAAGCCAATTCTTTCCGAGAGATCCGGAGAACTAAGAAATCTTGCAACATATTTCATTTTGTTCATGCAAGAAGACCATCTGCTCCCACTTCTCGAGGCCCGAGTAGTAAATGAAGGGAGACCAGAACAAGTACTTGCAGTTGCTGAGCTTGCAAAGAGATGCCTGAAGTTGAAGGGTGAAGAAAGGCCGACAATGAAACGAGTAACAGCAGAACTAGAGAGTTTTAGAGGCGTGGAAACACGTGTATGGGCTCGTCAACCAAACAATGGAACAAACTTAGTATTACCAGCTGAACCGAGGGACCTCTATACAGTTCCACTTATCTCTTCCAGTGCCATTGATTCCGGACATTATGCGTTGGTTGAAGATACAATAGCCTCGATGAACATCCCTAGATGA